In the Candidatus Rokuibacteriota bacterium genome, one interval contains:
- a CDS encoding 1-deoxy-D-xylulose-5-phosphate reductoisomerase: MGRAGVKRLTLLGATGSVGRRALELVEAFPSAFRVEGLAARGSNVDLLAQLCRRHRPRAVAVLEHRAADALSRQLPAPRPEILAGPDGLVALASEVEADVVLSALVGAAGLLPTMAAIQAGRAVALANKEVLVMAGALMTAAAHAKGVPLLPVDSEHSAIFQCLLGHNRAEVRRILLTASGGPFREYSAEQLAHVSVADALNHPTWKMGAKITIDSATLMNKGLEIIEARWLFDLVPDQIHVVIHPQSIVHSMVEYIDGSMIAQLGVADMAIPILYALTFPERRRSPAAPLDLARVGALTFYEPDTEKFPCLALARRALALGGAAPVILNAANEVAVAAFLDGKVRFTQIPQLIAEALSHEPPRGPATIEECVAVDLETRRFVREELLRQPAPVGSDRSR; this comes from the coding sequence ATAGGACGCGCGGGCGTGAAACGGCTGACGCTACTCGGCGCGACGGGGTCCGTGGGGCGCCGGGCCCTCGAGCTGGTCGAGGCCTTCCCCAGCGCGTTTCGGGTGGAGGGGCTCGCCGCGCGCGGCTCCAACGTAGATCTCCTCGCCCAGCTCTGCCGGCGTCACCGGCCGCGCGCTGTGGCGGTTCTCGAGCATCGAGCCGCGGACGCCCTGAGCCGACAGCTCCCGGCGCCCCGTCCCGAGATCCTCGCGGGTCCCGACGGCCTCGTCGCCCTCGCCTCCGAGGTCGAGGCCGACGTCGTCCTCTCGGCCCTGGTCGGTGCGGCCGGATTGCTCCCGACAATGGCCGCGATCCAGGCCGGGCGCGCCGTGGCGCTCGCCAACAAGGAAGTGCTGGTGATGGCGGGGGCGCTGATGACAGCCGCGGCTCACGCGAAAGGCGTCCCCCTCCTCCCGGTGGACTCGGAGCACAGCGCCATCTTCCAGTGCCTGCTGGGCCACAACCGCGCCGAGGTGCGGCGGATCCTGCTCACGGCGTCGGGCGGGCCCTTCCGGGAGTATTCGGCTGAGCAGCTGGCGCACGTGAGCGTGGCAGACGCGCTCAATCACCCCACGTGGAAGATGGGAGCCAAGATCACGATCGACTCCGCCACACTGATGAACAAGGGGCTGGAGATCATCGAGGCGCGCTGGCTCTTCGATCTGGTCCCCGACCAGATCCACGTGGTGATCCATCCCCAGTCCATCGTTCACTCCATGGTGGAGTACATCGACGGCTCGATGATCGCCCAGCTGGGCGTCGCCGACATGGCCATTCCGATCCTGTACGCGCTGACGTTTCCCGAGCGGCGCCGCTCCCCGGCGGCGCCGCTGGACCTCGCGCGCGTCGGGGCGCTAACCTTCTACGAGCCGGATACGGAGAAGTTCCCGTGCCTGGCGCTGGCCCGCCGGGCCCTGGCCCTGGGCGGTGCGGCGCCGGTGATCCTGAACGCGGCCAACGAGGTCGCGGTGGCCGCGTTCCTGGATGGGAAGGTCCGGTTCACCCAGATCCCCCAGCTGATCGCGGAGGCCCTGAGTCACGAGCCTCCGCGGGGGCCGGCCACGATCGAAGAGTGCGTGGCGGTGGATCTCGAGACTCGCCGCTTCGTCCGCGAGGAGCTGCTACGGCAGCCGGCGCCCGTCGGCTCCGACCGATCGCGTTGA